In one window of Leptospira sp. GIMC2001 DNA:
- a CDS encoding LemA family protein, with the protein MSILLIALGIPVLVIIILIFMGIGIYNGLIEYRNRFKNAFAQIDVQLKRRYDLIPNLVETAKSYMNHEKETLERVIKARNQAMGAEQQAAANPADPDAMKRFLGAEGALSGSMGGFFALMENYPDLKANQNMMQLSEELTTTENKISFARQAYNDSVMVYNTSREKFPNVIFAGMFGFHAAQGFEILDPTEREAIKVSFS; encoded by the coding sequence ATGTCCATTTTACTGATTGCACTGGGAATTCCCGTTCTCGTAATTATAATTCTTATCTTCATGGGAATCGGAATCTACAATGGTCTCATTGAATATAGGAACCGATTCAAGAATGCATTTGCGCAGATTGATGTTCAATTGAAGAGACGTTATGATCTTATTCCAAATCTCGTTGAGACTGCCAAGTCGTATATGAATCACGAAAAAGAAACTTTAGAGCGAGTGATTAAAGCAAGAAATCAAGCGATGGGAGCAGAACAACAAGCTGCCGCCAATCCAGCTGATCCCGATGCTATGAAAAGATTTCTTGGTGCAGAGGGCGCGCTTTCTGGATCCATGGGGGGATTCTTTGCATTGATGGAGAATTACCCAGACCTAAAAGCTAATCAAAATATGATGCAATTATCAGAGGAACTCACAACCACAGAGAACAAAATTTCCTTCGCTAGACAAGCTTATAATGATTCCGTAATGGTTTACAACACATCCAGAGAAAAATTTCCTAACGTAATTTTCGCTGGAATGTTTGGATTTCATGCAGCTCAGGGTTTTGAAATCTTAGACCCTACGGAACGCGAAGCTATCAAAGTTTCATTTAGTTAA
- a CDS encoding M48 family metallopeptidase has translation MDFFEQQNKARKKTGRLILLFIIAVIGLIISTYLVVMIPLVYFESDSPITSDGSIFELELFLTIATAITLLVWGVSLFKMSSLKSGGRVVAESLGGTLIESSRGDGKYRQLLNIVEEMAIASGTPVPNVYVLESEMGINAFAAGYNPGDAVIGVTKGAIETFSRDEMQGVIAHEFSHILNGDMKMNIRLIGVLAGILAISSIGRILIHSRGGSSREKNNYLPLIGIGLLIIGGIGVLIGRMIKAAVSRQREFLADASSVQFTRNPSGIYNALFKIMKNAEGSKIESANAEEASHLFFGNALSSFWGEIFATHPPLAERLKEIKANAPALVESANLASIAKAQEKADLSAKADEKSDTNIRNPEERFKQGVILAGGRVTSHGQTASRPVMANARVDEEQISYARQIIDSIPSEVQASAREPFGARAVIYGLLIDSQDESVRAKQLLILRSRIDSNVGPVFEKIWKSIQSLSVSTRIPLIDICIPSLRKLSNNQYNEFRGIINSLIQADNVVSIMEWSLWRILSHHLNETFEKKIVTSANDDLSSHSSTKAAEVVLSFLASRMKNATDAKTAFGKASVQLGIPSMQYHNIENVLRLDPAMDVLEKLKPLDKKLFLQACAMIIGFDSEVTAEEAELFRAFGDSLNSPIPLILPGQRLF, from the coding sequence ATGGATTTCTTCGAACAGCAGAATAAGGCGAGAAAGAAGACAGGTCGATTGATCCTGCTCTTTATCATCGCTGTTATTGGTTTGATTATTTCAACCTATTTGGTTGTAATGATCCCTTTGGTATATTTTGAATCGGATTCTCCGATTACATCGGATGGATCAATATTTGAGCTAGAGCTTTTCCTCACAATTGCAACCGCCATAACTTTGTTAGTATGGGGAGTTTCATTGTTCAAGATGAGTAGTTTGAAGTCTGGTGGCCGAGTTGTTGCCGAATCTCTAGGTGGCACATTGATTGAATCTTCTCGAGGAGATGGAAAATACAGACAGCTTCTGAATATTGTGGAAGAAATGGCAATAGCATCTGGAACACCAGTTCCAAATGTTTATGTGCTAGAGAGTGAAATGGGAATCAATGCTTTCGCTGCAGGTTACAATCCGGGCGATGCTGTGATTGGTGTTACAAAGGGTGCGATTGAGACTTTCAGTCGAGATGAGATGCAGGGCGTTATTGCACATGAGTTCAGTCATATCTTAAATGGTGATATGAAAATGAACATAAGATTGATCGGAGTTCTTGCTGGCATACTCGCGATTTCTTCTATTGGTCGTATTTTGATTCATTCACGTGGTGGATCCAGTCGGGAAAAAAATAATTATTTACCTCTGATTGGAATTGGTCTACTTATCATTGGTGGGATCGGAGTTTTGATTGGAAGAATGATCAAGGCTGCAGTTTCAAGACAACGCGAATTCCTTGCAGACGCCTCAAGTGTCCAGTTTACAAGAAATCCTTCAGGAATTTATAACGCATTATTTAAGATCATGAAAAATGCAGAGGGTTCCAAAATTGAATCGGCTAACGCAGAGGAGGCGAGTCATTTATTTTTTGGAAATGCTTTGAGCAGTTTTTGGGGTGAAATTTTTGCAACCCATCCTCCACTTGCCGAACGTTTAAAAGAGATCAAAGCGAATGCTCCAGCACTTGTTGAGTCTGCCAACCTTGCAAGCATAGCAAAAGCTCAAGAAAAAGCAGATCTTTCAGCTAAGGCCGATGAGAAGTCAGATACGAATATTCGGAATCCTGAAGAAAGATTTAAACAAGGTGTGATTCTTGCCGGTGGAAGAGTAACTAGTCATGGGCAGACTGCATCCAGACCAGTTATGGCAAATGCTAGAGTCGATGAGGAGCAGATCAGTTATGCAAGGCAGATCATTGATTCAATTCCTAGTGAAGTTCAAGCAAGTGCAAGAGAGCCTTTTGGTGCAAGAGCTGTCATCTACGGGCTGTTAATTGATAGCCAAGATGAGTCTGTTAGAGCTAAGCAATTATTGATTTTGCGATCGAGGATCGATTCAAATGTAGGACCAGTATTTGAGAAAATTTGGAAATCGATTCAATCGCTAAGTGTATCGACAAGAATTCCGCTGATTGATATTTGCATTCCATCTCTAAGAAAACTTTCAAACAATCAGTACAACGAGTTTCGAGGAATCATCAATTCTCTAATTCAAGCAGACAATGTTGTGAGCATAATGGAATGGTCCCTTTGGAGAATTCTCAGTCATCATCTGAATGAGACTTTTGAGAAAAAGATTGTTACAAGTGCCAATGATGATTTAAGTTCGCATAGCTCAACTAAAGCCGCAGAAGTCGTCTTATCTTTTCTTGCATCCCGTATGAAGAATGCAACTGATGCGAAAACTGCTTTTGGGAAAGCTTCAGTTCAATTGGGAATTCCCAGTATGCAATATCATAATATTGAGAATGTTCTGCGATTGGATCCAGCTATGGATGTTCTCGAAAAGCTGAAGCCATTAGACAAAAAGTTATTTCTGCAAGCATGTGCTATGATCATTGGCTTCGATTCGGAAGTAACAGCGGAAGAAGCAGAGTTGTTTCGTGCTTTCGGTGACTCATTGAACTCTCCGATCCCACTGATCCTCCCTGGACAGAGACTTTTCTAA
- a CDS encoding MotA/TolQ/ExbB proton channel family protein, with protein MTIRIPKLAIKLMTYSLILSGGLYLMSPSLMSQETPESTDKQALESGSETQAPAKAEEATPAPKAKIGFVDLFVTGGWSMYPLLVASIIALGIIFERFYFFFTTKLIAKGYNQDLQDAIDAGGLDGAKKFLADNKDQRISEVLVNGMEVSQQNPEIFSQGVEREAGEVITLLEKGLVVLAAVSTIAPLIGFLGTVSGMINAFDAIANADQVNAKVVAGGIKEALITTAAGLIVAIPAMVFYQYLTSRVNAFTSEVEEAANKIYKEFLKKKATVSSGN; from the coding sequence ATGACAATTCGTATACCGAAACTAGCAATCAAGTTAATGACTTATTCTTTAATCCTTTCCGGTGGCTTATATTTAATGAGTCCATCGTTAATGTCTCAAGAGACACCAGAATCAACCGACAAACAAGCATTAGAGTCTGGATCAGAAACACAAGCACCAGCAAAAGCTGAAGAAGCAACACCTGCTCCTAAGGCAAAAATCGGATTTGTTGATCTATTTGTAACAGGTGGATGGTCTATGTATCCGCTATTGGTTGCATCGATTATTGCGCTTGGAATTATATTCGAGAGATTCTACTTTTTTTTCACAACCAAATTGATTGCAAAGGGATATAATCAAGATCTACAAGATGCAATTGATGCTGGTGGATTGGATGGAGCCAAGAAATTTCTTGCAGATAACAAAGATCAGAGAATCTCCGAAGTTCTAGTTAATGGAATGGAAGTCTCTCAACAGAATCCAGAAATTTTCTCACAAGGCGTGGAAAGAGAAGCTGGAGAAGTGATCACACTTCTAGAGAAAGGACTCGTAGTTCTAGCTGCCGTATCTACAATCGCACCTTTGATCGGATTTCTTGGAACTGTATCCGGTATGATCAACGCCTTCGATGCTATCGCAAATGCTGACCAAGTAAATGCAAAAGTTGTTGCTGGTGGAATCAAGGAAGCACTTATCACAACCGCGGCTGGACTTATTGTTGCGATTCCTGCGATGGTTTTCTACCAATACTTAACATCTAGAGTGAATGCTTTTACATCTGAAGTAGAAGAAGCGGCTAACAAAATCTATAAAGAATTTCTAAAGAAAAAAGCAACTGTATCATCTGGTAACTAA
- a CDS encoding ExbD/TolR family protein — protein MVKLKKKKDLEEISAASMSDIAFLLLVFFMVTAVFFVKEGLNISLPKKNSEPVSFLRKNVYEILVTQDKFKMRNPSFGTKEYTDLKEFRNELNKLEIQDLPNKLALIVTTGDTKYGKMLDALSSVQLRGFEKISVRKMK, from the coding sequence ATGGTTAAACTCAAGAAAAAGAAAGATCTGGAGGAAATATCTGCCGCCTCGATGTCGGATATTGCTTTCCTCTTGCTTGTCTTCTTTATGGTTACAGCGGTATTCTTTGTAAAAGAAGGTCTCAATATAAGCCTTCCTAAAAAAAATTCAGAGCCTGTGTCTTTTCTTCGAAAGAATGTATATGAGATTTTGGTAACTCAAGATAAATTTAAAATGAGAAATCCATCTTTCGGTACAAAAGAATATACTGATTTAAAGGAATTTCGAAATGAATTGAATAAACTAGAAATCCAAGATTTGCCTAATAAATTAGCTCTTATAGTTACTACGGGAGATACAAAGTATGGCAAAATGTTGGATGCTCTTTCATCTGTTCAACTTAGAGGTTTCGAAAAAATATCTGTGAGGAAGATGAAGTAA
- a CDS encoding ExbD/TolR family protein produces the protein MLRKPRKPPSVPVSSMADIAFLLLVFFMVTSVLDTDPDIPIELPDVPGGEQLNKKVANLYLSADANRTIYYNSIPKTMNEAMNEIRAKLMTTPDLKVLVHADQNLRYEEIDNTFELLKEVGALKVSLVTKTTQGGGLKGNGL, from the coding sequence ATGTTAAGAAAACCAAGAAAACCTCCATCTGTTCCAGTTAGTTCTATGGCAGATATCGCCTTCTTATTGTTAGTGTTTTTTATGGTGACATCCGTTCTGGATACTGATCCCGATATCCCTATTGAACTTCCTGATGTTCCTGGTGGAGAGCAATTGAATAAGAAGGTGGCAAATTTGTATTTAAGTGCTGATGCCAACCGAACAATATACTATAATTCAATTCCCAAAACTATGAATGAAGCGATGAACGAGATTCGAGCAAAGCTTATGACAACCCCAGATCTTAAAGTTTTGGTTCATGCAGATCAGAATCTTAGATACGAAGAAATTGATAACACTTTTGAATTGTTAAAGGAAGTGGGAGCACTCAAAGTCTCACTTGTCACCAAAACAACTCAAGGTGGAGGGTTAAAAGGTAACGGGCTGTGA
- a CDS encoding energy transducer TonB, translating into MPNPDSNVSKLPRRSKRQRIHRFIERYRLETGIAVSTVIQALIIFFWYTPAFDYDNLDNLVEEVAFIDSVSIQEPSDATPDDGDFELTDKEKVEKKEDPRIASASDPIVSGATSPVDLTPNVRPEYTAEARSAGVTGTMTLEVIISEAGEVLRVRSVGKKLGNGLEESAIAVYRRKRFSPSILQGKAITVKVLVPVRFTLN; encoded by the coding sequence ATTCCAAATCCAGATTCGAATGTATCCAAGTTACCTCGTAGATCTAAGAGACAAAGAATCCATCGATTTATCGAAAGGTATAGGCTCGAAACTGGAATTGCAGTATCAACTGTCATACAGGCTTTAATTATTTTTTTCTGGTACACTCCTGCATTTGATTATGATAATTTGGATAATCTCGTCGAAGAAGTTGCTTTCATCGATAGTGTTTCTATCCAAGAACCTTCCGATGCAACCCCGGATGATGGTGATTTTGAATTGACAGACAAAGAAAAAGTTGAGAAAAAAGAAGATCCAAGAATTGCATCAGCATCGGATCCAATTGTCTCTGGCGCAACAAGTCCGGTTGACTTGACGCCAAATGTAAGACCAGAGTATACTGCGGAAGCGAGATCGGCTGGTGTTACTGGGACTATGACCCTAGAAGTAATCATATCTGAAGCGGGTGAAGTTCTTCGTGTTCGATCTGTTGGTAAAAAATTAGGAAATGGACTAGAGGAATCGGCGATTGCAGTCTATAGACGAAAAAGATTCTCGCCTTCGATTTTACAAGGCAAGGCAATTACTGTAAAAGTTCTCGTGCCTGTTCGATTTACTTTAAACTAA
- a CDS encoding phosphate ABC transporter substrate-binding protein, which produces MKRLLFSGLLVALIVAINCGPKEVLTITGSETMHPMLSFLGKEFERTNSNIKVQVFGGGSLEGIRSLQEGKTDIALSSRELSEQEARTLNQWGDLEKLTIAYDGVAIVVHPSNPIAKLSNSEISEIFSGKVTEWTNQTGSDKKIKVVVRNDNSGTLYYFSEHVLRMRDLGEKIYEANRKNQFVATAKIVKDNYEMADFIASNPNAIGFMGMGSALLENKGKVKTVSYALKQTDPYIDPSIENVLNRKYRLSRALNMIYKADLHPRTDAFATFLTSEEGQKLILKSGYLRASLPEVEVKSTD; this is translated from the coding sequence ATGAAGCGATTATTATTTTCTGGTCTTTTGGTTGCTTTGATTGTGGCAATAAATTGTGGACCTAAAGAAGTTTTGACAATAACTGGTTCGGAGACAATGCATCCGATGTTAAGTTTTCTAGGTAAAGAATTTGAAAGAACCAATTCCAATATCAAAGTACAGGTGTTTGGTGGTGGATCTTTGGAAGGAATTCGAAGCTTACAGGAAGGCAAAACTGATATTGCACTTTCTTCGCGAGAGTTGAGCGAACAAGAGGCTAGAACTCTAAATCAATGGGGTGATTTGGAAAAATTGACGATTGCCTACGATGGAGTAGCGATTGTTGTTCATCCATCCAATCCGATTGCGAAGTTGAGTAATTCGGAAATCTCAGAAATTTTTTCCGGAAAAGTTACCGAGTGGACCAACCAAACTGGATCCGACAAAAAAATCAAAGTCGTTGTTCGAAATGATAATAGTGGGACATTGTATTATTTCTCAGAACATGTATTGCGTATGCGAGATCTTGGTGAGAAAATTTATGAAGCCAATAGAAAGAATCAATTTGTTGCAACAGCAAAGATTGTAAAAGATAACTATGAAATGGCGGATTTTATTGCATCGAATCCGAATGCAATTGGTTTTATGGGAATGGGCTCTGCTCTCCTTGAGAACAAGGGAAAAGTAAAAACTGTTTCTTATGCTCTTAAGCAAACAGATCCTTATATAGATCCATCTATTGAAAATGTCCTGAACAGAAAATACAGATTGTCTCGTGCACTGAATATGATCTATAAAGCAGACTTGCATCCACGAACGGATGCCTTTGCAACTTTCTTGACAAGTGAAGAAGGCCAGAAACTGATTCTGAAGAGTGGATATTTGCGAGCAAGTTTGCCAGAAGTTGAAGTGAAATCTACAGATTGA
- a CDS encoding chloride channel protein, which yields MNWKARLRAFVGIRGAKSLYLYSILIGIFSGIGAYLFAYGLSNAEYIIQTVWMGWDKAHPAGEPAIGHATGIFRREYLLFLPAIGGLLTGCITYFLCRDAQGTGTDAMINAFHYNEGKISGKVPFYKAITTIITLTSGGSAGKEGPTAQIGAGIGSSIGKLLGVGARARRTLLLAGTAGGLGAIFRAPFGGALTAVEVVYKEDIESDSLVPCIISSVSAYLVFTGIAGSGSVFHVVGVGLKSYHDLIYYFLLGILCYGVGFIFVKIFNLVENFFVKMQLHPILKPALGGVIIGPVVYLIPDLTGTGFGLLQEIIDGKPVTDWDSNSAMAGFFLTIAFLKIITTSFTIGSGGSGGVFGPSLFIGGMLGGFVGCIARIISPESNFDIASFVLVGMGAFFAGVAKAPIAGMVMVCDMIGSYALLPPLMIVSVITGVLSNRFSIYKGQVANRFHSPSHHWDMNQDIMERIEISKMFKEFRKIAIVQESTLLRDLEKSSSKIQASDYIITNSTKKYVGSVSLRKHRLSVEYDHLIDQLITVADLAEQVPSVSPNQTLGQALKIIVDYDIDKVAVVDSNSILLGYLRYIDLFKAYHEEIKNHSRISSKIG from the coding sequence ATGAATTGGAAAGCTCGCTTGAGGGCATTTGTCGGAATTCGTGGTGCTAAGAGTCTCTATCTTTATTCTATTCTGATCGGAATCTTCTCAGGAATTGGAGCATACCTTTTCGCTTATGGACTCTCCAATGCTGAATATATTATTCAGACCGTCTGGATGGGTTGGGATAAAGCACATCCTGCTGGAGAGCCAGCCATTGGACATGCGACAGGAATTTTCCGAAGAGAGTATTTACTGTTTCTACCTGCAATCGGTGGATTGTTAACCGGTTGCATAACTTATTTCTTGTGCAGAGACGCTCAAGGCACTGGAACTGATGCGATGATCAATGCCTTCCATTATAACGAAGGAAAAATTAGTGGCAAAGTTCCATTTTATAAAGCAATAACAACGATTATAACATTGACTAGCGGTGGAAGTGCCGGCAAAGAAGGCCCAACTGCGCAAATTGGCGCTGGTATCGGATCCAGTATCGGTAAGCTATTGGGCGTTGGAGCCCGAGCTCGCAGAACATTACTACTTGCGGGAACTGCAGGTGGACTCGGTGCAATCTTTCGGGCACCATTTGGTGGAGCGCTTACTGCAGTCGAAGTTGTTTATAAAGAGGATATCGAAAGTGATTCTTTGGTTCCATGCATAATTTCATCAGTCTCAGCTTACCTAGTTTTCACAGGAATTGCAGGTTCTGGATCAGTTTTTCATGTTGTTGGAGTTGGATTAAAAAGTTATCATGATTTAATTTATTATTTTTTGCTCGGAATTTTATGCTACGGAGTTGGATTTATTTTTGTAAAAATTTTCAATTTAGTTGAGAATTTTTTCGTGAAGATGCAACTGCATCCAATATTAAAGCCAGCATTAGGTGGTGTTATCATTGGTCCTGTTGTTTATCTTATTCCAGATCTAACAGGAACTGGTTTTGGATTATTGCAAGAAATTATTGATGGCAAACCAGTAACAGATTGGGATTCAAATTCAGCAATGGCTGGATTCTTTCTCACAATCGCTTTTCTCAAAATTATCACTACTTCATTCACGATTGGATCAGGTGGATCAGGTGGAGTTTTCGGTCCATCTCTCTTCATTGGAGGAATGTTAGGTGGATTTGTTGGTTGCATTGCACGAATCATTTCGCCTGAATCCAATTTCGATATCGCATCATTTGTTTTAGTTGGGATGGGTGCCTTTTTTGCCGGTGTTGCTAAGGCTCCGATCGCTGGAATGGTCATGGTCTGTGATATGATCGGGTCTTATGCGCTTTTGCCTCCTCTAATGATTGTGTCAGTCATAACAGGAGTCTTATCAAATAGGTTTTCGATTTACAAGGGACAAGTTGCCAATCGTTTCCATTCTCCATCTCATCATTGGGATATGAATCAAGATATTATGGAACGAATTGAGATATCGAAAATGTTTAAAGAGTTTAGGAAAATCGCCATAGTGCAAGAATCCACCTTACTTCGTGATCTAGAAAAATCCTCTTCTAAAATACAAGCAAGTGATTATATTATAACAAACTCAACTAAGAAATATGTTGGTTCTGTATCTCTAAGAAAACATAGATTATCTGTCGAATATGACCATTTAATAGACCAACTAATCACAGTAGCAGATTTGGCCGAGCAAGTTCCATCGGTTTCTCCGAATCAAACGCTCGGACAAGCGTTAAAGATAATCGTAGATTATGATATAGATAAAGTTGCAGTTGTGGATTCTAACTCAATTTTGTTGGGTTACTTGAGGTATATTGATCTATTTAAAGCATATCATGAGGAAATAAAAAATCACTCTAGAATCAGTTCAAAAATTGGATAG
- a CDS encoding ATP-dependent zinc protease family protein, which translates to MKKLIFVFLTLFITQCAFLNFRKSEPEPPEKKVVIVQTQYPKPLVGRVEWADLPDYNLHLRARIDTGAKTCSMHATNIEPSKEGEDLFVYFDTISNDNKKVRLKAKVLFETKVTSTSGVSESRYVILTKVKLGKLTEEVKVNLNDRTNLTYNFLVGRNLLMGNFVVDVSSSHVLGD; encoded by the coding sequence GTGAAGAAGCTTATCTTCGTTTTTCTGACATTATTTATTACTCAATGCGCATTTCTTAACTTTCGAAAGAGCGAACCCGAACCTCCTGAGAAAAAAGTCGTTATTGTTCAGACACAATATCCAAAACCACTCGTGGGTAGGGTTGAATGGGCAGACCTTCCAGATTATAACTTGCATCTTCGTGCAAGAATTGATACAGGTGCCAAGACTTGTTCGATGCATGCAACGAATATCGAGCCATCCAAAGAAGGGGAAGATCTATTTGTTTATTTTGATACAATAAGCAATGATAATAAAAAAGTTCGACTCAAAGCAAAAGTGTTATTTGAAACAAAGGTTACCAGCACTTCTGGAGTGTCTGAATCACGGTATGTAATTCTAACGAAAGTTAAATTAGGCAAGCTCACGGAAGAAGTAAAAGTGAATCTCAATGATCGGACAAATCTTACTTATAATTTTTTAGTTGGTCGTAATCTACTTATGGGTAATTTCGTTGTGGATGTCTCATCGTCCCATGTATTGGGAGATTGA
- a CDS encoding 7TM domain-containing protein has protein sequence MRKNIIITASVFICLPILSILYKVFIVGLSFLPVNLNNVWNIQILIEPKGEAAYQQLSFPVFKDSDEIDLLSSEFDNRSLNLDVDRKNYGYLATWEMDNDSGEVYEVIPDKPIIYNAKIKLHEIEYPPIIEETAKRYPNFAKKYLDKSDFSKEELRTASDINKALSLSEKDKSEKAKLIYYYVNEEILNVGKSMTLSETMVLGRGNSLNKSRMFTLLGRLSDIPTRTVMGIHLDSEVAIENEDKYKIQYWNEIFLNNRWFPVCTTNSHFGTKPSTYASLYKNLNKLRNNFDDNFTGAQYRIYAKQVQANGFNLRDYGKEVKDAGVFVNLFSLYNLPINQQGIFRTILLLPLGALFLSISRNIIGIPTFGIFTPILLTLFFQESGLFFGLSFFSIIVGLGFLERYVLDKLFLLAVPRMSIMLSLTVFSLVLFSTANDEFRILPGIGVTLFPIVITTVFIERFSVMLIEEGALNTGIAVAGTLMIALLTLLMFQIPNLSIAFFTHPELILMIIGFLLFLGDYKGYRLSEIFRFRDLVKL, from the coding sequence TTGAGAAAGAATATTATTATCACAGCTAGTGTTTTTATATGCTTACCAATTTTATCAATATTATATAAAGTCTTTATAGTAGGCTTATCTTTTTTGCCAGTTAACTTGAATAACGTTTGGAACATACAGATTTTGATTGAGCCAAAGGGAGAAGCAGCTTACCAGCAATTGAGCTTTCCGGTTTTTAAAGATTCTGATGAGATTGACTTGCTCAGTTCGGAATTTGATAATCGATCTTTGAATTTGGATGTGGATCGTAAGAATTATGGATATCTTGCGACTTGGGAGATGGACAACGATAGTGGCGAAGTTTATGAAGTCATACCAGATAAGCCAATCATATACAACGCTAAGATCAAATTGCATGAAATTGAATATCCTCCTATAATAGAAGAGACTGCAAAACGGTATCCAAATTTTGCAAAGAAATATCTTGATAAATCAGATTTTTCCAAGGAAGAGTTGAGAACTGCCTCTGATATAAATAAAGCTTTGTCCCTTTCCGAAAAAGATAAATCAGAAAAAGCAAAACTCATATACTATTATGTTAATGAAGAAATTCTGAATGTAGGAAAGTCAATGACTCTTTCAGAGACAATGGTTCTTGGTCGCGGCAATTCCTTGAATAAATCGAGAATGTTTACTTTACTTGGAAGGCTATCCGATATTCCCACGAGAACTGTGATGGGGATTCATTTGGATTCCGAAGTAGCAATTGAGAATGAAGACAAATACAAAATTCAATATTGGAATGAAATTTTTCTGAACAACCGATGGTTTCCCGTTTGCACAACCAATAGTCATTTTGGTACCAAACCGAGTACCTATGCAAGTTTATACAAAAATTTGAATAAATTAAGAAATAATTTTGATGATAACTTTACAGGCGCTCAATATCGGATTTATGCAAAACAAGTCCAGGCGAATGGCTTTAATCTACGAGATTATGGTAAAGAAGTTAAGGATGCTGGAGTATTTGTTAACCTATTCTCTCTCTACAACCTTCCCATAAATCAACAGGGAATTTTCCGTACAATACTGTTGCTACCGTTAGGTGCACTTTTTCTTTCTATTTCAAGAAATATCATTGGAATTCCGACTTTTGGAATTTTTACTCCAATTCTTCTGACTCTTTTCTTTCAAGAATCTGGATTGTTTTTTGGATTAAGCTTTTTCTCTATAATTGTCGGGCTTGGATTTTTAGAACGTTATGTTCTTGATAAGTTGTTTTTATTAGCGGTTCCAAGAATGTCTATCATGCTAAGTCTCACAGTTTTTTCATTGGTATTGTTTTCTACTGCTAATGATGAATTTAGAATTCTACCAGGGATCGGTGTCACTTTATTCCCGATCGTGATTACAACCGTTTTTATTGAAAGGTTCAGCGTGATGTTGATTGAAGAAGGTGCATTGAATACGGGTATAGCAGTTGCTGGAACTTTGATGATCGCATTATTAACACTTTTGATGTTTCAAATTCCGAACCTATCAATTGCCTTCTTTACTCATCCCGAATTAATTCTTATGATCATAGGATTTCTCTTATTTCTTGGAGACTATAAAGGATACAGATTGTCCGAAATATTTAGATTTAGAGATCTTGTAAAATTGTAA
- a CDS encoding alpha-L-glutamate ligase-like protein, with translation MIFKDLKKLGILGMNQRIGKFILPLNQRNLYPFVDDKTLTFSLAQTHNIPMPMTYFEVTGFGEIRNIQNHLNDLNSFVIKPARGGMGNGILVINKTTVQDGSLIFHRGNKTIFNLQELQHHLSGILSGLYSLNGNPDKVIIQETLGLHSVFDGYVDSGIPDIRIILLKGVPVLAMVRIPTRDSGGRANLHQGAVGVGIDMLTGRATSMVHRNKLISTYDEFDKDITEFVIPEWKNILKMAAKTYEMVPMGYLGVDIVLDPNKGPVLLELNARPGLAIQLANRIGLERILLDLEIKNLDNLNAEERVQCCEDYWSSKVSYQ, from the coding sequence ATGATATTTAAAGACCTAAAAAAATTAGGGATTCTCGGCATGAATCAGCGTATTGGAAAGTTCATTCTGCCCTTAAATCAAAGGAATTTGTATCCTTTTGTTGATGACAAAACATTAACTTTTTCACTTGCTCAAACTCATAATATACCAATGCCAATGACCTATTTTGAAGTCACTGGGTTCGGAGAGATTCGAAATATACAGAACCATTTGAATGATTTGAATAGTTTTGTTATAAAACCCGCAAGAGGTGGAATGGGAAATGGAATCCTTGTGATCAACAAAACAACGGTTCAAGATGGTTCTCTAATTTTCCATCGAGGCAATAAAACAATTTTTAATTTGCAAGAGTTGCAGCATCATTTGTCTGGGATTCTTTCGGGACTGTATAGTCTCAATGGCAATCCAGACAAAGTTATCATTCAAGAAACTTTAGGATTGCATTCTGTTTTTGATGGCTATGTTGATTCAGGAATTCCTGATATCAGAATTATTTTGTTGAAAGGTGTTCCAGTACTTGCAATGGTTCGTATTCCGACTCGTGATTCTGGCGGTAGAGCAAATCTCCATCAAGGTGCCGTCGGAGTGGGAATTGATATGCTGACTGGAAGAGCAACTTCGATGGTTCACCGAAATAAATTGATCAGTACTTATGATGAGTTCGATAAGGATATTACAGAATTTGTAATTCCTGAATGGAAGAATATTCTTAAGATGGCTGCTAAAACATATGAAATGGTACCGATGGGTTATCTAGGTGTAGATATTGTTTTGGATCCCAATAAAGGTCCTGTCTTATTAGAATTGAATGCGAGACCAGGGCTTGCGATCCAACTTGCCAATCGAATTGGACTAGAACGAATTCTTCTAGATTTGGAAATAAAAAATTTAGACAATCTCAATGCGGAAGAACGGGTTCAATGTTGCGAAGATTATTGGTCAAGCAAGGTTTCATACCAATGA